From the genome of Elusimicrobiota bacterium, one region includes:
- the plsY gene encoding glycerol-3-phosphate 1-O-acyltransferase PlsY — translation MVFFWLAVSVVIGYLSGAIPFGVIISKYFFKVDIRKHGSGNIGAANVYRIIGPKAGISVFICDAIKGAVPVLLASLISKGNSAVMLSSGVMAIVGHMYSPFIGFRGGKGVATGAGVFLALVPIPTLIALAVFIVTVAVSKYISLGSIVAAVSLPVIVAIVNYSWMITFFSVIAGILVVYKHESNIKRIVTGKENKFMFKPREAVEDNK, via the coding sequence ATGGTATTTTTTTGGTTGGCCGTTTCTGTAGTGATAGGATATTTATCCGGGGCAATACCGTTTGGCGTGATTATCAGCAAGTACTTTTTTAAAGTAGATATCCGTAAACACGGGTCGGGTAATATCGGTGCGGCTAATGTTTACCGCATAATCGGGCCAAAGGCAGGGATCAGCGTATTTATCTGCGACGCTATAAAAGGCGCGGTGCCGGTATTATTAGCATCGTTGATTTCAAAGGGTAATTCCGCTGTTATGTTGTCGTCCGGGGTAATGGCAATCGTTGGGCATATGTACAGCCCGTTTATAGGTTTTCGTGGCGGGAAAGGCGTTGCTACCGGCGCTGGTGTGTTCCTTGCACTGGTACCCATACCGACACTGATTGCGCTGGCAGTATTTATAGTGACCGTTGCTGTATCAAAATATATTTCGTTGGGTTCTATCGTTGCAGCGGTGAGTTTACCCGTGATTGTTGCTATAGTAAATTATAGCTGGATGATAACGTTTTTTTCTGTTATTGCTGGGATTCTTGTAGTTTATAAACATGAGAGTAATATTAAACGTATTGTCACGGGTAAGGAAAATAAGTTTATGTTTAAACCCCGTGAAGCTGTTGAGGATAATAAATGA
- a CDS encoding HU family DNA-binding protein, with the protein MNKSDLINKLADVVSTKHEAEQVIELMVSTIKQTLSENQRVVISGFGSFNVLVRKAKRARNPKTGKIMTIMPHKTVKFKPAKELIKDITKQQREGELW; encoded by the coding sequence ATGAATAAGTCTGATTTGATCAACAAACTCGCGGATGTTGTCAGTACCAAACACGAAGCGGAACAGGTGATTGAACTTATGGTGTCAACCATAAAACAAACGTTATCCGAGAATCAACGGGTTGTTATCTCCGGGTTTGGAAGTTTTAATGTTTTAGTGAGAAAAGCAAAACGCGCAAGGAATCCGAAGACCGGGAAGATAATGACTATTATGCCGCATAAAACTGTGAAGTTTAAGCCAGCAAAAGAGTTGATTAAGGATATTACAAAACAGCAACGGGAGGGTGAATTATGGTAG
- a CDS encoding CDP-alcohol phosphatidyltransferase family protein translates to MFTIPNAVTVTRILVTPVFWYLLWSKSAVVDGTLTGLYLLLALGDAVDGILARVLNQKSAVGSVLDPIADKLLIVPTYFIFAVFAKLPIWLALIVVLRDMLIVIGWIVLYSKTKNLQTSPLISGKLSIIFEMLLLALLLLKFPGSVVQVVIVLTVLMIVLSFTEYVFRAVKNIGELRKGVVS, encoded by the coding sequence GTGTTTACTATTCCAAATGCAGTCACTGTTACACGTATATTGGTTACACCGGTGTTTTGGTATCTTCTATGGTCAAAAAGTGCGGTGGTTGACGGGACACTGACGGGATTGTACTTATTGCTTGCATTAGGCGATGCTGTAGATGGTATACTCGCGCGAGTGCTTAACCAAAAAAGCGCGGTAGGGTCGGTACTTGATCCTATAGCGGATAAGTTGTTGATTGTACCGACATACTTCATCTTTGCGGTATTCGCAAAATTACCGATTTGGCTGGCTTTGATTGTTGTATTACGCGATATGCTTATTGTCATAGGATGGATTGTGCTTTACAGTAAGACAAAGAATCTTCAGACATCACCGTTGATTTCCGGGAAACTGTCCATCATTTTTGAAATGTTGTTATTAGCGTTATTATTACTGAAATTTCCGGGTAGCGTTGTTCAGGTTGTAATAGTGCTGACTGTATTAATGATTGTGTTGTCATTCACTGAATATGTTTTCAGGGCAGTAAAAAATATCGGGGAATTAAGAAAAGGAGTTGTATCGTAA
- a CDS encoding MerR family transcriptional regulator, with protein MVDPKDNLLIPDKNYFFIREVAEIVGVKAHTLRYWEDQFKQLRPARRESNQRKYTKKDIYLINEIKDMLHNQGFTTEGVRIALAKKHRETRQGQLPLQTNTPAMELLQETRKVLEEILDALK; from the coding sequence ATGGTAGATCCGAAAGATAATCTTCTCATTCCTGATAAAAACTATTTTTTTATACGTGAAGTCGCTGAAATTGTCGGAGTAAAAGCTCATACACTGCGTTACTGGGAAGATCAGTTTAAGCAATTACGCCCGGCACGGAGAGAAAGCAATCAGAGGAAGTATACAAAAAAAGATATTTATCTGATAAATGAAATAAAGGATATGCTGCATAATCAGGGGTTCACCACAGAAGGCGTAAGAATTGCCCTGGCAAAAAAGCATAGGGAAACCAGGCAGGGGCAGTTGCCGCTTCAAACTAATACGCCGGCAATGGAATTGTTGCAGGAAACACGGAAAGTGTTAGAAGAAATTCTTGATGCCCTGAAGTAG